CCGCGCGGTCGGGCCCTTCTTCGTTCCGTCCGCGGGACGTCGACGCCTCGTGCTACTGGCCCGCCACGCCGACGGCCGCGATGAACGCGATGAGGCCGCCGTAGAACACGACGAGCCCCGCCGTCACGAGGCAGAGCATGACGATGTGCGCGTAGCCGAGCACGAGCCCGACCACGGCCAGCTCGTCGCCTCGCTCCCCGGTCTGGCGAATCTGCGTCCGCGCGAGGTGACCGCAGATCACCGCGGCGATGGAGGCGATGAGCGGCACGCCCACCCACCCGAGGCCGCCCGAGACGACGGCGGCGATGGCGAGGGCGTTTGTCTGGGGAGGCGGCTGGTTCACCTTCCCTGTCTACCTCAGTTGAGCCGTCCGCGCACGATCACGTGGCCGCTCGGCTCGCGCGGGCTCTGCTGACGCTCGACGGTGATCAGCACCTCGACGTTGCGCAGCGGCGTCGTCGCGGCGAGGCGGCCCGTGCGGCTGCCCTCGTCGTACGCGAGCCGGCCCGCGAAGGTCGTCCCGTGGCTGCCCGTCCGGAACCACACGCCGTAGTACTGATGGCCCGACTCCAGGCGCGCGGGCGGCGCGAGGTGCTGGAGCTCCACGCGGATCATGCGGTTCTCGCCCTCCGCGTTCTCGATGTAGACGCGCCCATCGACCCCCGGCATTCGGCTCGTGCCGCGGATGGTGATCGCGCTCGTGCCGCACGCGGGGAGCACGAGGAGGACGAGAGCGAGCCAGGACCAGGTGTTCAAGCGCATGCGATCCAGATACGCGCGTCACCCGTTGGTGTCCAGAGCCGCGCGATGGACCTCCAGCCGCTCACGGACGAAGCGCGCTCCGTAGGCCTCGCTCGGCGCGATGCGCCCGTGGGACCTCGAGGCGGGTGCTTCCTGCCCCCAGCGCCCCCCGGTCACGTCGACCTCGAGCAGCTCGTCGCCGCTCGCGCCGCCTCGGTAGACGGCCACGA
The sequence above is a segment of the Sandaracinaceae bacterium genome. Coding sequences within it:
- a CDS encoding DUF4190 domain-containing protein, whose product is MNQPPPQTNALAIAAVVSGGLGWVGVPLIASIAAVICGHLARTQIRQTGERGDELAVVGLVLGYAHIVMLCLVTAGLVVFYGGLIAFIAAVGVAGQ